One region of Thunnus thynnus chromosome 14, fThuThy2.1, whole genome shotgun sequence genomic DNA includes:
- the tspan14 gene encoding tetraspanin-14 isoform X1 gives MNAAFTYDVYYRKQLCCLLAAVGDQRCFDCCFPAQTASYGRISEMYYYRYDNAEVSCCYKYLMFSYNIIFWLAGVAFIAVGFWAWSEKGVLLDLTQVTKLHGFDPVWLVLVVGGVTFILGFAGCVGALRENICLLKFFSGVIGFIFFLELTAAVLAVVFQSQVREWINEFFLANVKAYRDDIDLQNLIDSLQRMNYCCGAQDPDDWDLNVYFSCNGTHRSREKCGVPFSCCITDPADSVVNTQCGYDVRNKPKSEWRDHIYIKGCIAALEDWLPGNLYTVAIVFIVISLLQMVGIYLARTLIADIQKVKFSY, from the exons ATGAATGCGGCGTTTACGTATGACGTGTATTACAGGAAGCAGCTGTGTTGTCTTTTAGCAGCAGTCGGTGATCAGCGGTGTTTTGATTGTTGTTTTCCAGCTCAAACTGCTTCATACGGACGGATCTCAG AGATGTACTACTATCGCTATGACAACGCTGAGGTCAGCTGCTGCTACAAATACCTGATGTTCAGCTACAACATCATCTTCTGG CTAGCTGGAGTCGCCTTCATTGCAGTGGGTTTCTGGGCGTGGAGTGAAAAG GGAGTCCTGCTGGACCTGACCCAGGTGACCAAGCTGCATGGTTTCGACCCGGTCTGGTTGGTTCTGGTGGTGGGCGGAGTCACCTTCATCCTGGGCTTCGCCGGCTGTGTGGGAGCCCTGAGAGAAAACATCTGTCTGCTCAAGTTT TTTTCGGGAGTGATCGGCTTCATCTTCTTCCTGGAGCTGACGGCGGCGGTGCTGGCAGTGGTTTTCCAGAGTCAGGTCAGAGAGTGGATCAACGAGTTCTTTCTCGCAAACGTCAAAGCGTACCGAGACGACATCGACCTGCAGAACCTCATCGACTCCCTGCAGAGGATG AACTACTGCTGTGGAGCTCAGGATCCAGACGACTGGGATCTGAACGTGTATTTCAGCTGTAACGGGACTCATCgcagcagagaaaaatgtgGAGTTCCTTTCTCTTGCTGCATCACTGATCCTGCT gaCTCGGTGGTGAACACTCAATGTGGCTACGACGTGAGAAACAAACCAAAG AGCGAGTGGAGAGATCATATTTACATCAAAGGCTGCATTGCTGCGTTAGAGGACTGGTTACCTGGAAACCTTTACACTGTGGCCATCGTCTTCATCGTCATCTCTCTGCTGCAG ATGGTGGGGATCTACCTGGCCCGGACTCTGATCGCCGACATCCAGAAGGTCAAATTCAGTTACTGA
- the tspan14 gene encoding tetraspanin-14 isoform X2 has protein sequence MYYYRYDNAEVSCCYKYLMFSYNIIFWLAGVAFIAVGFWAWSEKGVLLDLTQVTKLHGFDPVWLVLVVGGVTFILGFAGCVGALRENICLLKFFSGVIGFIFFLELTAAVLAVVFQSQVREWINEFFLANVKAYRDDIDLQNLIDSLQRMNYCCGAQDPDDWDLNVYFSCNGTHRSREKCGVPFSCCITDPADSVVNTQCGYDVRNKPKSEWRDHIYIKGCIAALEDWLPGNLYTVAIVFIVISLLQMVGIYLARTLIADIQKVKFSY, from the exons ATGTACTACTATCGCTATGACAACGCTGAGGTCAGCTGCTGCTACAAATACCTGATGTTCAGCTACAACATCATCTTCTGG CTAGCTGGAGTCGCCTTCATTGCAGTGGGTTTCTGGGCGTGGAGTGAAAAG GGAGTCCTGCTGGACCTGACCCAGGTGACCAAGCTGCATGGTTTCGACCCGGTCTGGTTGGTTCTGGTGGTGGGCGGAGTCACCTTCATCCTGGGCTTCGCCGGCTGTGTGGGAGCCCTGAGAGAAAACATCTGTCTGCTCAAGTTT TTTTCGGGAGTGATCGGCTTCATCTTCTTCCTGGAGCTGACGGCGGCGGTGCTGGCAGTGGTTTTCCAGAGTCAGGTCAGAGAGTGGATCAACGAGTTCTTTCTCGCAAACGTCAAAGCGTACCGAGACGACATCGACCTGCAGAACCTCATCGACTCCCTGCAGAGGATG AACTACTGCTGTGGAGCTCAGGATCCAGACGACTGGGATCTGAACGTGTATTTCAGCTGTAACGGGACTCATCgcagcagagaaaaatgtgGAGTTCCTTTCTCTTGCTGCATCACTGATCCTGCT gaCTCGGTGGTGAACACTCAATGTGGCTACGACGTGAGAAACAAACCAAAG AGCGAGTGGAGAGATCATATTTACATCAAAGGCTGCATTGCTGCGTTAGAGGACTGGTTACCTGGAAACCTTTACACTGTGGCCATCGTCTTCATCGTCATCTCTCTGCTGCAG ATGGTGGGGATCTACCTGGCCCGGACTCTGATCGCCGACATCCAGAAGGTCAAATTCAGTTACTGA
- the LOC137196547 gene encoding LOW QUALITY PROTEIN: potassium voltage-gated channel subfamily G member 3-like (The sequence of the model RefSeq protein was modified relative to this genomic sequence to represent the inferred CDS: substituted 1 base at 1 genomic stop codon) produces the protein MKFGGSLCILNVGGRRFSFSAELMKRLPLSRLSRLHRCVSESELLELCDDYDRDRNEFFFDRHSEAFSFIMLYVQHGKLRFVPHMCELSFYNEMLYWGLESSDLQLCCQRRLDDRMSDCFVHFFPEEEPQRPEEPRGRWLEKMRRTFEEPTSSVAAQILASVSVLFVLVSMVMLCASTLPDWKAAETLDQHRXDMDHMIHLCSQRRSNQVIIEAVCIGWFTAECIVRFIVSRDKCEFVRRPLNIIDLLAITPYYVSVTVTILTGENSQLQRAGVTLRVLRIMRIFWVIKLARHFLGLQTLGLTLRRCYREMVMLLVFICVAMAIFSALAQLLEHSLDLEASNQDYASIPAACWWVIISMTTVGYGDMYPVTVAGRVLGGICVVSGIVLLALPITFIYHSFIQCYHELKIRSTRCTRPLSPEFIS, from the exons ATGAAGTTTGGAGGTAGTTTGTGCATCCTGAACGTTGGCGGTCGCAGGTTTTCCTTCTCGGCCGAGCTGATGAAGCGACTCCCTCTGAGCAGACTGAGCCGGCTGCATCGCTGCGTGTCGGAGAGCGAGTTGCTGGAGCTCTGCGACGACTACGATCGCGACAGGAACGAGTTTTTCTTTGACCGGCACTCGGAGGCGTTCAGCTTCATCATGCTGTACGTGCAGCACGGGAAGCTGCGCTTCGTGCCGCACATGTGTGAACTGTCCTTCTATAACGAGATGCTGTACTGGGGCCTGGAGAGCTCCGACCTGCAGCTGTGCTGCCAGCGCCGGCTGGACGACCGCATGTCCGACTGCTTCGTCCATTTCTTCCCCGAGGAGGAGCCGCAGCGCCCCGAGGAGCCCCGGGGCCGCTGGCtggagaagatgaggaggaCGTTCGAGGAGCCCACGTCCTCAGTGGCAGCGCAGATCCTGGCATCAGTGTCGGTGCTGTTCGTCCTCGTCTCCATGGTGATGCTGTGTGCCAGCACCTTACCGGACTGGAAGGCTGCCGAGACCCTGGACCAGCACAGGTAAGACATGGATCACATGATTCACCTGTGTTCACAGAGACGCTCCAATCAGGT GATCATCGAGGCGGTGTGTATTGGTTGGTTCACTGCTGAGTGTATCGTCCGTTTCATTGTGTCTCGGGACAAATGTGAATTTGTCCGTCGTCCTTTGAACATCATCGACCTGCTGGCCATCACGCCGTACTACGTCTCCGTTACTGTGACGATCCTGACGGGGGAGAACTCCCAGCTGCAGCGGGCTGGCGTCACACTGCGCGTGCTGCGCATCATGCGGATCTTCTGGGTGATCAAGCTGGCGCGTCACTTCCTGGGGCTGCAGACACTCGGCCTGACGCTGCGCCGCTGCTACCGTGAGATGGTGATGCTGCTGGTCTTCATCTGCGTCGCCATGGCGATCTTCAGCGCACTGGCCCAGCTGCTTGAGCACAGCCTCGACCTGGAGGCCAGCAACCAGGACTACGCCAGCATCCCCGCCGCCTGCTGGTGGGTCATCATCTCCATGACGACGGTGGGCTATGGGGACATGTATCCGGTGACGGTGGCGGGACGCGTGCTGGGTGGGATCTGCGTGGTGAGCGGCATCGTACTGCTGGCGCTGCCCATCACCTTCATCTACCACAGCTTCATCCAGTGCTACCACGAGCTGAAGATCCGGTCCACCCGCTGCACCCGCCCTCTTTCGCCCGAGTTCATCAGCTGA
- the LOC137197530 gene encoding cytochrome c oxidase subunit 7A-related protein, mitochondrial-like: MYYRLNGVTQRLTGAPAAACSPQGLRPGVPPVSPPAIFASPTKLASETGSQVEYLGANRVPDLQRLFQRSDGLPVHLKGGVIDKLLYRTTMSLTAGGVLYCLVALYFAAQPGDK; this comes from the exons ATGTACTACCGACTGAACGGAGTGACGCAGCGGCTCACCGGAGCTCCCGCCGCCGCCTGCAGCCCGCAG gGTCTGCGTCCAGGTGTCCCACCTGTCAGTCCTCCGGCCATCTTTGCATCTCCGACGAAGCTGGCAtcagaaacaggaagtcaggTTGAGTACCTGGGAGCCAACCGAGTCCCCGACCTGCAGAGACTCTTCCAG AGGTCGGACGGACTCCCGGTCCACCTGAAGGGGGGCGTGATTGACAAGCTGCTGTACCGGACGACCATGAGCCTGACGGCGGGGGGGGTGCTCTACTGCCTGGTGGCACTCTACTTTGCCGCTCAGCCCGGCGACAAGTGA